The following proteins are co-located in the Nocardia bhagyanarayanae genome:
- the hypF gene encoding carbamoyltransferase HypF: protein MTAARTRRRILVRGVVQGVGFRPFVYTTAAELSLAGRVSNDSSGVIVEVEGAARDLDEFERRVHQSPPPLAVVESIETTEIPARGGTGFHIADTTRDGAGRTLASPDVAICAECAAELRDPADRRYRHPFVNCTNCGPRFTIIASLPYDRDRTSMAEFPMCAACAREYADPADRRFHAQPIACPDCGPTLGYTGPGAGDPIAASRELLRRGGILAVKGIGGYHLACDAANEAAVAELRRRKRRGDKPFALMVPDLATARAIVEVDAAAAALLTGPARPIVLLPRRAEPESPAVAAFPAPARSVAPRNPDLGVMIAYSPLHLLLFGLPDDPPGPQALVMTSGNLGGEPICYDDADARERLAGLADAWLTHNRRIVVPCDDSVVRLVDGVELPVRRSRGYAPMPLALPTPMPPTLAVGADLKNTCAVADGRYAWLSQHIGDMDDLATLRAFTEAERHLEELTAVRPIQLAADAHPRYRSTAWAEQHADGRPLRTVQHHHAHIAAVMGEHGLDPAATVLGIAFDGTGFGPDAAIWGAEVLAAGYKGYRRLAHLRYVPLAGGDLSVRRPYRMALAHLRAAGIDWTEDILAVRACPAEERKVLAHQLDTGFGCVPTSSMGRLFDAVSSLAGVRHEVDYEAQAAIELEGLARGADPGAGVYEFAIPANDGSRGRGGTAIDPAPVIAAVVADVRAGVPPAVVGARFHAAVARLILDLAVEYGASATPVALSGGVFQNALLLSATRKLLQEKGFEVLCHRRLPPNDGGLAFGQLLAIGAG, encoded by the coding sequence GCGGATCCTGGTCCGCGGCGTGGTGCAGGGCGTCGGATTCCGGCCGTTCGTCTACACCACCGCCGCCGAGCTGTCGCTGGCCGGTCGCGTGTCCAACGACAGCTCCGGTGTGATCGTCGAGGTCGAGGGCGCCGCGCGGGATCTGGACGAATTCGAGCGCCGCGTCCACCAGAGTCCGCCACCGCTGGCCGTCGTCGAATCCATCGAGACGACCGAGATTCCGGCGCGCGGCGGCACCGGGTTCCACATCGCCGACACCACCCGCGACGGCGCGGGACGCACACTGGCCTCGCCGGACGTGGCGATCTGCGCCGAGTGCGCCGCCGAACTGCGCGATCCGGCCGATCGCCGCTACCGGCACCCCTTCGTCAACTGCACCAACTGCGGTCCTCGATTCACCATCATCGCGAGTCTGCCCTACGACCGCGACCGCACGTCGATGGCCGAGTTCCCCATGTGCGCGGCGTGCGCGCGCGAGTACGCCGACCCCGCCGATCGCCGCTTTCACGCGCAGCCGATCGCCTGTCCCGACTGCGGTCCCACGCTCGGCTACACCGGCCCCGGCGCGGGAGACCCGATCGCGGCGTCCCGAGAGTTGCTGCGGCGCGGCGGGATTCTCGCGGTCAAGGGCATCGGTGGATACCACCTGGCCTGCGACGCGGCGAACGAGGCCGCCGTCGCCGAGCTCCGTCGCCGGAAACGGCGCGGCGACAAGCCGTTCGCGCTCATGGTGCCGGATCTGGCGACCGCACGGGCGATCGTCGAGGTCGACGCGGCCGCCGCCGCATTGTTGACCGGGCCCGCCCGCCCGATCGTGTTGCTGCCGCGGCGCGCGGAGCCCGAATCGCCTGCCGTGGCGGCCTTTCCGGCACCGGCCAGATCGGTGGCTCCGCGCAATCCCGATCTCGGCGTGATGATCGCCTACTCGCCGTTGCATCTGCTGCTGTTCGGGCTGCCCGACGACCCGCCCGGCCCCCAGGCATTGGTGATGACCTCGGGAAACCTCGGCGGCGAGCCGATCTGCTACGACGACGCCGACGCGCGCGAGCGCCTGGCGGGCCTCGCCGACGCGTGGCTCACGCACAACCGGCGCATCGTGGTGCCCTGCGACGATTCGGTGGTGCGGCTGGTCGACGGCGTCGAACTGCCGGTGCGCCGCTCCCGTGGGTACGCGCCGATGCCGTTGGCCCTGCCGACGCCGATGCCGCCGACGCTGGCTGTCGGCGCCGATCTGAAGAACACCTGCGCGGTGGCCGACGGCCGCTACGCGTGGTTGAGCCAGCACATCGGCGACATGGACGACCTGGCAACGCTGCGCGCGTTCACCGAGGCCGAGCGGCATCTCGAGGAGCTCACCGCCGTGCGGCCGATCCAGTTGGCCGCCGACGCGCACCCGCGCTACCGGTCCACCGCGTGGGCCGAACAACACGCCGACGGCCGCCCGCTACGGACGGTGCAGCACCACCACGCCCATATCGCGGCGGTGATGGGCGAGCACGGCCTCGACCCCGCCGCGACGGTGCTCGGAATCGCGTTCGACGGAACCGGTTTCGGGCCCGACGCGGCGATCTGGGGCGCCGAGGTGCTCGCCGCGGGATACAAGGGGTACCGGCGGCTCGCGCATCTGCGCTACGTGCCCCTCGCCGGTGGCGACCTGAGCGTGCGTCGGCCGTACCGCATGGCGCTGGCGCACCTGCGCGCCGCCGGGATCGACTGGACCGAGGACATCCTCGCGGTCCGGGCATGCCCGGCCGAAGAACGCAAAGTTCTGGCACACCAGCTGGATACCGGCTTCGGCTGCGTGCCGACCTCGAGCATGGGCAGGCTCTTCGACGCGGTCTCGTCGCTGGCCGGGGTGCGCCACGAGGTGGACTACGAGGCCCAGGCGGCGATCGAGCTGGAGGGACTGGCTCGCGGCGCGGATCCCGGTGCGGGAGTTTACGAGTTCGCCATCCCGGCGAACGACGGCTCCCGCGGTCGCGGCGGCACCGCGATCGATCCCGCTCCGGTGATCGCCGCGGTCGTCGCCGATGTGCGGGCCGGGGTCCCGCCCGCCGTGGTCGGCGCGCGCTTCCACGCGGCGGTCGCGCGCCTGATCCTCGACCTCGCCGTCGAATACGGAGCCTCGGCCACGCCAGTGGCCCTGTCCGGCGGGGTGTTCCAGAACGCCCTGCTGCTCTCGGCCACTCGAAAACTTCTACAGGAGAAGGGCTTCGAAGTCCTCTGCCATCGCAGGCTGCCGCCGAACGACGGCGGACTCGCGTTCGGCCAGCTACTCGCCATCGGAGCGGGATGA
- a CDS encoding HypC/HybG/HupF family hydrogenase formation chaperone: protein MCLAVPGKVLSLHERDGTLMSTVDFGGVHKDVCLQYIPDAAVGDYVVVHVGFAIQRLDEQSALQTLAEFERLGVLNEEFGDGFAIAAKQAGVENPETTEQRDDPEVTS from the coding sequence ATGTGCCTGGCAGTACCGGGAAAGGTGCTCAGCCTGCACGAGCGGGACGGCACGCTGATGTCGACCGTCGACTTCGGCGGCGTGCACAAGGATGTGTGCCTGCAATACATCCCCGACGCGGCGGTCGGCGACTACGTCGTCGTCCACGTCGGATTCGCGATTCAGCGTCTGGACGAGCAGTCCGCGCTACAGACCCTGGCCGAGTTCGAACGCCTCGGTGTGCTCAACGAAGAGTTCGGCGACGGATTCGCCATCGCCGCGAAGCAGGCGGGAGTCGAGAACCCCGAAACGACCGAGCAGCGAGACGATCCGGAGGTGACGTCGTGA